A portion of the Thermococcus sp. genome contains these proteins:
- a CDS encoding class I SAM-dependent methyltransferase family protein: protein MLAVKVHKKEAEKTRRRLLELGVLAKGYSIKRKGEFVLFPVTEPVDGFELIEAEFERLEKRPHSYREVVDVPEEVKPLLPSSFDIIGDITIIELPEELMPYGRAIGEAILKVHRHIRAVFAKGSKVEGEYRVRELIHLAGKKRTETVHRENGIRLKLDVAKVYFSPRLATERMRIFRKTRPGEVVFDMFAGVGPYSILLAKKAGLVFAVDLNPWAVRYLEENVRLNKTNNVIPILGDVRKVAGKIKADRVIMNLPKFADHFLREALLSVKPGGVIHYYGFGPEENLFSEHEAKIMAVAKELGLSVEFLDQRKVRPYAPRQFNIAIDFRVG from the coding sequence ATGCTCGCCGTAAAAGTCCACAAGAAAGAGGCCGAAAAGACCAGAAGAAGGCTCCTCGAACTCGGTGTCCTAGCAAAAGGGTACTCCATAAAACGGAAGGGAGAGTTTGTCCTCTTCCCGGTTACAGAGCCTGTTGATGGTTTTGAGCTCATTGAGGCAGAGTTTGAAAGGCTGGAGAAGAGGCCTCACAGCTACCGCGAGGTTGTTGATGTTCCCGAAGAAGTCAAACCGCTCCTCCCGAGTTCCTTCGACATCATTGGCGACATCACTATAATCGAACTCCCTGAAGAGCTGATGCCCTATGGAAGGGCCATCGGAGAAGCCATCCTGAAAGTTCACAGACACATAAGGGCAGTATTCGCCAAGGGGAGCAAGGTCGAAGGGGAATACCGCGTGAGGGAGCTCATCCACCTTGCGGGCAAGAAAAGGACAGAGACAGTCCACCGCGAGAACGGGATAAGGCTGAAGCTCGACGTGGCCAAGGTTTACTTCTCCCCAAGGCTCGCCACCGAGAGGATGAGGATTTTCAGAAAAACCCGGCCCGGAGAGGTAGTTTTCGATATGTTCGCGGGTGTTGGTCCCTACTCTATTCTCCTTGCGAAGAAAGCCGGGCTCGTCTTCGCCGTTGACTTAAACCCCTGGGCCGTTCGCTACCTCGAGGAGAACGTTCGCCTCAACAAAACAAACAACGTGATTCCCATTTTGGGCGACGTGAGGAAGGTTGCAGGAAAGATAAAGGCAGACCGCGTTATAATGAACCTCCCCAAGTTCGCTGACCACTTTTTGAGAGAAGCCCTGCTGAGCGTCAAACCGGGCGGAGTAATCCACTACTACGGCTTTGGCCCGGAGGAGAACCTGTTTTCGGAGCATGAAGCGAAAATAATGGCAGTGGCGAAAGAGCTGGGCCTTTCAGTCGAGTTCCTCGACCAGAGGAAGGTGCGCCCCTACGCGCCGAGGCAGTTCAACATTGCCATCGACTTTAGAGTGGGGTGA